Genomic window (Dyadobacter fanqingshengii):
TTACGCGGGTTCCATTGCCAAGTATAATAACCTCATGGCATCGCCCATTTCAACGCCCGGCGGCGAAGTTGGGATTCCGGCTTCCAGAGCCAATGATTATTATGCCAAATCGCTGGCGGCTTCGGAGGAGATTATCAACAGCGGCGTGTATCAGCTTTATAAAACCAACCCAAATCTGGGGGAGAACTTTTATGACGCGATCACTAAGAAATCGGCTAATCCTGAGATCATTCTCGCGCAGGATTTTTTGGTAAGTAAAGACAAAAGACATGGTTTTACTTATGATAACATCGCCCGCAATGTCCGCGAAGACAACCTTTCGTCCTCGTCTATCACGCCATCGCTGAACCTCGTGGAAGATTATGAATATCTGGACGGAACTTCCGGCGAGCTGAAAACACGCAACGCAGGCAACACCGACTACATTTATTATAACAATGTAGCGGATGTTTTTGCCAACAAAGATGCCCGTTTGTACGGCACGGTGGTTTATCCGGGAACATCTTTCCGCGGCACACCGGTGCAGATTCAGGCCGGGGTAAAAGTTTGGAATGGGACTACAAGCAGCTTTCAGAATGTGGAATCCAATACATTGGGCTCAACTTATGAAGACGGCGGGTTGCTAACCGGCTCGTCTGGGCCGCAGCGATCTCAGACAGAGGTTACCAACTCGGGTTTTTATTTGAGAAAATACGTGGATCAAACTGCCATGTCCAGCACACGCGGTATCCGCAGTGATATGTGGTGGGTGCGCTATCGCCTGGGTGAAATTTACCTGAATGCAGCAGAGGCAGCATTGGAAACAGGCAAAACAGCCAACGCATTAAAATATGTAAACATGGTTCGTGAGCGTGCCGGATTTGGCGCAAACAGCCTTAAAACACTGACGATTGCACGTTTGCAAAACGAAAGGCGCGTCGAGCTGGCTTTTGAAGATCACCGCGTTTGGGATTTGAAAAGATGGCGGATTGCCCATGAGCTTTGGAACGGAAACGCCTCTAATCCGGACGCTGTCATTTATGCATTGTATCCTTACCGCGTCGTGCGCCCGGGGCACGCAACTCACGGAAAATATGTGTTCGACAAACTGGTAGCACCCCGTTTCCGCGCGCCGCGCTTCTTTCAAATGGGCAATTACTATTCGTCCATTGAGCAGCTTGTAATTGATAATAACCCAAAAATTGTCAGGAACCCATTCCATTGATCTTATTATGAAAGCAAATAACATTCATTTTAAACCTTTTTTCCTGGCCATGCTGGCGCTTACTGCGCTGCTCAGCGCCTGCGAAAAAGACAACCGCGTGGAACCGAAGTCGGTTCTGACGGGGCGGGTTGTTTATGAAGGACAGCCTGTGGGCCTGCGCTCAAACGGCGTGCAGCTGGAAATATGGCAGCGTGGTTATCAGTTGTTTACCAAAATCCCTGTGCATGTAAGGCAGGATGGGACATTCTCCGCGGCACTTTTTGACGGTAATTACAAGCTTGTCCGGCTTCGCGGAAATGGCCCATGGGTTGATAATACGGATACTATCGAGGTGGCATTAAGCGGAAATACGGAGCTGGATGTGCCTGTTCAGCCTTATTTCGTATTCCAAAATGACACCTATGCGAAAGGCGAGGGGAAAGTTTCCGCTACATTCAATTTGAAACAAATAAACACTACCAGGACGCTGGAAAGAGTGAATTTGTACGTGGGAACCACCAGCATTGTAGACCCTAACAACAATGCTGGTAACGCCCAGGAAGTTGCCGCCAACATCAAGGACCTATCCAAACCCATCACGCTGACAGCATCACTTTCCGCTGCGCTTGCGGGCAGGGATTACGTATATGTGCGCGTAGGGGTGAAGACGTCCGGCGTAGGAGAGATGCTGTTTGGCACCCCGCAGAAGGTGATGTTGAAGTAGGGGAGTTACTAGGCTTGTCATGCTGAGCGGACCAGGCCGCCGGGCACGTTGCCAAGGAGTAGCGTGCTTCGGCTACGCTCAGCATGACAAGTCAAAAAAGCGTTCAGCATGACAGGGCAAGAGCTCAGGTTGACATTGCAAAGGTTTTAACTAAAACGCCTCCTCGATCAGCTCGCGATTGAGCATTGCGCCAGCCATGGAGCCAGCCGAAACCGCCAAGGCGACCGACCGGGCCATATGCGAATTATCTCCCGCCGCATAAACGCCCGGAATGCTGGTTTGCTGAAACATTTCCAGTTTCAAAAGCCCGGTTTCGGTCAATGCGCAGCCCAATTGCCCCGGAATTTCAGAATGCTGTTTGAATGCTGGGCGCGAATAGATCGCCGTGATCTGTTCCTCGGAATGATCTTCAAAAACAATTTTTTCAACCTTTCCATTTTCGTGAACAAGCGCAGCGATGGCTTTCTCGACAATACGAATTTGATGGCCGGAAAGCTTCTCACTCTGCTCTGATGTGAATGTTGAGGAGCCGTTTGTAAAAATGGTCAGATCTTTTGTCCAGTTTGAGATCATTTTGGCATATTCAAAACCAGCCTCTCCATTTCCAATAATGCCCGTTTTTTCATGCTTGACTTCATAACCATGACAGTAGGGGCAATGTATGACCGAAATCCCCCAGCATTCGGCATAACCCGGAATGTCCGGCATCAGATCTTTCAAGCCCGTTGCAAGAATCAGTTTTTGGGCTGTAAAGGTGTCCCCGGCCAAGGTCGCTATTTCGAAGGTGTCGTTCGTTTTTCGGGCGTGGGCAGCAAGTCCATCGTAAAATTGAATGGTAGGGTAATTACTGACTTGTTCTTTGCCAAGCAACGCAATCTGTTTCGGCGTTAGCCCATCCTGTGTGAGGAAATTATGTGAATGCGGTGTTTGTGCATTACAAGGTTTGCCACTGTCAATGACCAATGCTTTTCTCAATGACCTGCCCAGGCTCATTGCGGCTGAGAGTCCGGCGTAGCTTCCGCCAATGATAATGACTTCAAAATCAGTATTTTCCATGATGCTAGATGCTGTTAATGATACATTGCAGCAGTTTTCGTCAACTGCGCAGTGTTCGAGCAAAGTTAGCACAACTTTTCTTATTTGCAACGATGTTGCATGTACTAGTTTCTGCTTGCCAGGTTTCTGATTCTGCTATTTAATAATGTGAGTTGCCCCAGGTGATACACAAGGTGATGTGTTTTGGTCAGGACAATGTTCAGCTTGTTGCAGTGCGGGTCTCTCAGGAAATCCTCATCCGAAATGTTGGCGTTTTTCTCAAACCATTCGGACAGCGGCATGGTCGAAAAATAAGTGGTTAGCGTGCGGTTCACATTTCTCCAGTAGATTCTGAGATCATAGATGCTGTGCTCCGAGTTGCCGGTCCTGTAACTCTTGATGAGAAACTCGTCGGCAAGCTCGGGATAGAGCGGTTCCCGGGAGCCCAACAGCGCTAGGATTCCGTCGTTTACGGCTGTCAGATGTCCGATAATGTAGCGCACGCGATTTTTACCCGGATACACTTCAAGATCGAAATCATCATCGGGCAGATCGTCGAAAAAGTCATCCAGTTGTTCAAGATATTTATTCCAGGCCGCAAGGACCATTTCTACAAAAATTTCCTTTTCCATTTGATAACGATTTGAAGCAACGCGCAGTTAAACGGTTGCCATGTTGATGAAGTGAAAATTCGACGCTACAAATTTAGTAAGAGTAAATGGTCTAAAACAGGTGATACGGTGACAATTGTAGGGGGTATTTGTGACAAATAATCGCTTTGGCCCACATGACGGCAAAAAGCCGGAAACCATTTGAGGTCTCCGGCGTTCCGCCTTCCTGCACTAAACTAAATCATGGCTAATAAATGCTAACGAAAAGATTATTTCCAACCACCGCCCAGGCTCCGGTAGAGATCCACCCGGGCAATAAGCGACTGGCTGCGGATGAATGCAAGGTTCAGCTCGGCTTGCAGAGCATTACCCTGCGCGGTGATCACTTCCAGGTAATTGGCCATATCGCTTTTGTAAAGCAGCTGTGCATTGTTAATCGCCTGTTGTAAAATGGTCACCTGATTGCTGGCAATTGCTTCCTGTTCTTTCAATTTTTGGGACTGGATCAAGGAATTGGAAACTTCCCCGACGGCATTCAGCACCGACTGGCGGAACTCGATCACCGACTGCTCGCGCTGTATTTTGGCAACTTCCAAATTGGTCTTCAACGCTCTTCTCGCAATGATCGGTCGGGCAATGGTCCCTGCGGCCAGACCAAATAATGAACCGGGAATGTTAAACCAGTTGCTGGATTTGAACGATTCAATTCCGCCACCTGCTGTAATGATCAGCGATGGATACATACTCGCCTGCGCAACACCCAGTTGCGCATTAGCGACCAGAACGGACATTTCTGCTGCACGCACGTCGGGACGGCGGCTTACCACGGCTGCCGGCACGCCGGTTGCGAGGCTATCATTCGAATTAAAATCGGATAGCTGAACTTTCCTTGCAATGCTGTCGGGCATTTGTCCCGTCAGTATCTGCAAAGCGTTTTCCTGTATCGCAATGTCCTGTTCGAGCTGTGGAAGAAGCAAAGCAATGGACTCCCGCTGCGCTTCGGACTGCTGGATAGAGAGCGATGTAACTTCACCTGCATCTTTCAGGAGGCGCGTCAGTCGCAATGTGTTTTCGCTCAATTCCAGGTTGCTTTTGGCGATTGCCAGTTGTTTATCCAGCATTAGCAGGTTGAAAAAACCTTTGGCAATATCGGCAACAAGCTTGGTTTGAACAGCTTTTGTGGCTTCGTAGGTTTGCAGATACTGGCCTAATGTTGCCTGCTGCTGCCTGCGTATTTTGCCCCAAATATCCGCCTCCCAGCTCAGATTTACCGCACCCAGATAATTTTCAATGTGCTTTGATTTTAGAAAATTAACAGCGCTGATCCCGTTCAAACTATTGCTGGACGGGCGGTTGTAAGTGCCGGTAATTTGCAAATCCAATGATGGAATTTGTAAGAACTTCGCCTGCTTTACCTGCTGCTCCGCAATGTCAATACGTTTCAAAGCGAATTGCAGATCGTAATTATAGGTCAGTCCACGCTCAATCAGCCTTTGCAGCGTTGTGTCCGGGAAAAACTTTCTCCATTCCACGTCTGCAATTGTTGCCGTGTCTGCGAAGGCCACATTGCGGTATTGCGTTGGCAATGCAAGCTCCGGTCGCTGATAATCTTTGCTCACTTTGCAGGAAGCGACCAGCACCGTCAGCAACATGAAAAGCGGCATATATATTTGACTAAATTTCAGTTTCATAATTGTGGTTCTTTGTTACGATAGTCGGTTTTTCGGTATTTTAAAAAGGCACATTAATGTTCCAAACCTTCACGCAGCTCTTTGGGCTTACCGACTACTTTTTCCTGTAAATATTGAAAAATGACATATAGAACCGGGATGACAAAAATCCCGAAGATCACGCCTGTCAACATCCCGCCAACCGCGCCTGTTCCGATAGAACGGTTACCCAATGCCGAACCGCCTGTGGCTCTCATCAAAGGAATCAAACCAACGATAAAGGCAAAAGATGTCATCAAAATGGGTCTTAGCCGCAGCCGCGAAGCTTCCATCGCCGATTCCACAATGCTCATGCCCGCCTTGCGACGTTGTACGGCATATTCAATGATCAGAATGGCGTTTTTCGCGAGTAATCCGATAAGCATGATCAAACCAACCTGCACGTAAATGTTGTTTTCGATGCCTGACAAATTGATAAATAGCATCACCCCGAAAACACCCAGCGGAATGGTAAATATCACCGCAAATGGCAAGATATAACTCTCATACTGAGCCGCTAGCAGGAAATAAACAAACACAAGGCTCAATACGAAAATCAAGAGGATCTGTGAACCAGCATTGATCTCTTCCCGCGTCATACCCGTCCATTCCGTACGGTAATTGTTTGGCAAAACCTCCGCAGCCGTTTCTCTTACCGCGCGGATGGCATCTCCCGTGCTGTAACCCGGCTTCGGCGTTCCATTGATCGCCACTGCATTATACAAGTTGTTGCGGGTCACGGTTTCAGGTCCGAAAACGCGTTTCAATGTCACAAGCTGGTTGGCCGGCACCATTTCTCCCTCCGTGTTTTTGACATATATATTATTCAAAGACTCAGGATTGGCACGATAGGAGGCGTCTGCCTGCGCCATAACCCTGTAATATTTACCAAATCGGTTGAAATCCGAAACGAAGCTGCTGCCATAATAGATTTGCAACGTTTGCAAAAGCTCGTTCACAGGCACATTCAGCTGCTTTGCTTTGGCATTGTCTACTTCGAGCATATACTGCGGATTTGCGGTTGCAAAGGTTGTGAAGGCGTAAGCGATCTCTTTTTTCTGCATCAACGCGCCCAGAAACTTGTTGGTTGTCGCGCTTAGTTTTTCCAGAGAACCGTTGCCGCGATCTTGCAACATAAATTCAAAACCACTGACATTACCAAAACCATCGACGGTCGGGAATGTGAAGAAAAATGCATTGGCATCATTTACCGCCCTTACTTTCTGCGACATCATGGCCACGATCTGATCAAAATTCTTCACTTCGCCGCGTTCCGCTTCGGGTTTCATTTTGATAAATCCAACACCATACGGAGATGCATTGGAATTGGAAATAATGTTCATCCCTTCCACGATATAGCGGTTTTCGGCGATAGGCGAACCTTTTACAATGCTATCCACCTGAGCCATTGCCCTTTGTGTACGGTCCAGCGAGCTTCCGGGAGGCGTGTTCAATGCGTAAAGCAAGAAACCCTGATCTTCTGTCGGAATAAAGCCGGTTGGTGTTTTTTGTGTTAACCAAAGCGTAGAACCTGTGATAACAAGCAACCCCACAATCGTGATCCATTTGCGTTTTACCAGGAATTGCAGACTATTTACATACTTATCTGTCATCGTCTGAAAACCCGTATTGAATGCTGAGAAGAACCTTGCAGAGAAGCCTTTTCGCACCAGATGCCCGTCAGGCGACTGTTCTGTATGCGGGTTTTTCAAAAACAATGCACACAATGCCGGACTCAACGTCAAGGCGTTAAGGGCTGATATCAAGATCGCTATGGCGAGCGTGAATGCGAATTGCCGGTAGAAGACCCCGGCGGGTCCTTGCATAAATCCAACCGGAACAAACACTGCGGCCATGACCAATGTAATAGAAATGATCGCTCCGGAAATCTCGTTCATGGATTCTTTCGTGGCAGGTCGGGCATCCATATGCGTGAGCTCCATCTTGGAATGGACGGCCTCGACGACGACAATGGCATCATCGACCACAATCCCAATGGCAAGCACCAGTGCAAACAGCGTCAGGAAGTTGATCGTGAAGCCGAAAAGCTGCATGAAGAAAAACGTTCCTACAATCGCCACAGGGACTGCAATGGCCGGGATCAAAGTGGATCGGAAATCTTGCAGGAATATATATACAACAATGAAAACCAGGATAAAGGCTTCTATCAATGTAGTGCGGACCTGACCGATGGACTCATCCAAAAAGTCTTTGGAATTGTACATAATGGTCGTTTTCATCCCCTTAGGAAGCGATTTTGAGAAGTCAGCAAGCAATTCTTCTGCCTGGATCAGGATCTCGTTCGCGTTGGTTCCGGCAGTCTGGAAAACGGCCACACCCGAAGATGCATTGCCATTGAGTTTACCATTGGATGAATAGGTGTAAGAACCAAATTCAACCCGCGCCAGGTCTTTAAGCCGGATCACAGAACCATCGCTGTTTGCTTTGATGATAATGTCCTCGTACTCAGAGTTCTGCGTTAGTTTTCCTTTGTATTTTAATACATATTCAAAAACTTCCTTGCTACTCTCTCCCAAACGACCCGGAGCCGCCTCCAAACTTTGCTCGCGTATGGCATCAGTCACTTCCTGAGGCGACAATTTATATGCGGCAAGGCGATCCGGTTTCAGCCAGATCCGCATTGAATAATCGCGCGTTCCGAAAGGCTGGGCCTGTCCGACACCGGGTATACGTTGCAACTGAGGTACTAAATTTATCTTGATATAATTCAATAAAAACGTTTCATCATACGTGCTGTCCTCGCTCGACAAGGCGACAAACATAATGATACTGTTCTGCTGTTTCTGCGTCGAGATCCCCGCCTGGACTACTTCCTGGGGAATCTGGCTAACTGCTTTTGAAACACGGTTCTGCACGTTAACCGCCGCTATATCCGGGTCCGTGCCCTGTTTGAAATAAACATTGAGCGCCATCGTGCCATCATTGTTGGACGAAGACGTCATGTAAGTCATGTTTTCAACACCATTCACGGCTTCTTCAATGGGCGTGGCCACCGCACGGGCAACCACTTCTGCATTTGCTCCCGGGTAAACTGCCGTCACCTGTACGGTAGGGGGTGCTATATCAGGGAACTTGGTAATGGGCAATGTCGTCAGCGCGATACCTCCCAGCAATAGTATAAGGATGGAGATAACCGTCGAAAGGACAGGCCTTTCTATAAATTTCTGAAACATAAATATTCTGTTTTGCTCCGGGACGCCGGAGCATTGTTGAGTGAATTTGTTTTTGCATACGGATAGCGGTCCATAGCATTCCAAAACGCTATGGCGCTATTCGTTGGGTGGGACCACTTCTTATTTTAGATCAGCTTAAATAGGATTGGCGAGCAACAGACTGTCCATCGACATTTTTTGCGGAGCAATGGCCATCCCGTCTCTCAGGCGGTCCAGACCATTGTATACGATCTTTTCTCCAGGCTTCAAGCCTTTGGAAATCAGATAATAACGCCCACTTCTGTCGGATATGGTCACGGGCCGGCCTTGCACTTTATTGCTGTCCAAAACGGTGTATACAAATACTTTGTCTTGCAACTCAAATGTGGCTTCCTGCGGGATCATCACCGATTTGGTAAGCTCCCTCGGGATCCTGACCTTTCCCGTATTGCCTGAGCGGAGTAAGCCGTTCACGTTCGGGAATGTTGCCCGGAAATTGATGGCGCCCATGGTTTTGTCGAACTGGCCTTCCACAACTTCCACTTTTCCTTTTTGCGGATAAACGCTGTTATCGGCCAAAATGAGCTCAACAGCAGGGATTTGCTTGATCTTTTGCTCCACGGTTTTGCCCGGAAACTGGTTTTTAAAATCAAGGAAGTCCAGCTCGCTCATCGAGAAGTAAACGTGAATGTCTTTGGTTTCAGACAGCACAGTAAGCGCTTCCATAGTTCCTTTTCCAACAAGGCTTCCCGTTTTGAACGGAATGGTTCCTATATAACCATCCGCAGGTGCTTTGATGGACGTGTAACCGATGTTGATCTTAGCTGCATCTACTGCGGCCTGTGCTTGCGCAACATTACCTTTTGCGGCGTCATAGGCGGCTTTTGCCGATTTTAGCTGTACATCCGAAACCACATTGTTGGCCACAAGCGGAGTGAGCTTATCAACATTAATGGCCGCGCTCTCCAATGCTGCTTTCGCAGATTGCAGGCTTGCGTTGGCGGTGTTCAGCTGTTCGGAATAAGGACGGGCATCAATATGGAACAGCACCTGACCCTTTCTTACATACGCGCCTTCGTCAACCGAAATTTTATCCAGGTAACCGTCCACTTGCGGGCGGATCTCGATGTCGCGGCTTCCTTCTATGGACGCAGTAAATTCCCTGTGCGCTGTAACCTGGTGGTCACTTACGGTGAGAACTGGCAATGATTGGGCTGGCATT
Coding sequences:
- a CDS encoding RagB/SusD family nutrient uptake outer membrane protein, which translates into the protein MQRFSRYFLVFVVLIMSGCAEEWLDRKPQNIILEEQIWNDPKLITGLLANYYDRLPYHTDLNHGSTTDAAIPNKEGWQDFAAYDEAMWSNNDDARNNIVTYAIDRWRLWDYVLVRDINLALENIEKFGTSLSAEQKVQFSAELRFLRAQVYFDLVKRMGGVPLVTKQLIYDYNGDPSYLQQPRAKEEEVYDFIASELDAIKEQLGNGGSNTRANKYTAMALKSRAMLYAGSIAKYNNLMASPISTPGGEVGIPASRANDYYAKSLAASEEIINSGVYQLYKTNPNLGENFYDAITKKSANPEIILAQDFLVSKDKRHGFTYDNIARNVREDNLSSSSITPSLNLVEDYEYLDGTSGELKTRNAGNTDYIYYNNVADVFANKDARLYGTVVYPGTSFRGTPVQIQAGVKVWNGTTSSFQNVESNTLGSTYEDGGLLTGSSGPQRSQTEVTNSGFYLRKYVDQTAMSSTRGIRSDMWWVRYRLGEIYLNAAEAALETGKTANALKYVNMVRERAGFGANSLKTLTIARLQNERRVELAFEDHRVWDLKRWRIAHELWNGNASNPDAVIYALYPYRVVRPGHATHGKYVFDKLVAPRFRAPRFFQMGNYYSSIEQLVIDNNPKIVRNPFH
- a CDS encoding DUF3823 domain-containing protein, yielding MKANNIHFKPFFLAMLALTALLSACEKDNRVEPKSVLTGRVVYEGQPVGLRSNGVQLEIWQRGYQLFTKIPVHVRQDGTFSAALFDGNYKLVRLRGNGPWVDNTDTIEVALSGNTELDVPVQPYFVFQNDTYAKGEGKVSATFNLKQINTTRTLERVNLYVGTTSIVDPNNNAGNAQEVAANIKDLSKPITLTASLSAALAGRDYVYVRVGVKTSGVGEMLFGTPQKVMLK
- a CDS encoding NAD(P)/FAD-dependent oxidoreductase produces the protein MENTDFEVIIIGGSYAGLSAAMSLGRSLRKALVIDSGKPCNAQTPHSHNFLTQDGLTPKQIALLGKEQVSNYPTIQFYDGLAAHARKTNDTFEIATLAGDTFTAQKLILATGLKDLMPDIPGYAECWGISVIHCPYCHGYEVKHEKTGIIGNGEAGFEYAKMISNWTKDLTIFTNGSSTFTSEQSEKLSGHQIRIVEKAIAALVHENGKVEKIVFEDHSEEQITAIYSRPAFKQHSEIPGQLGCALTETGLLKLEMFQQTSIPGVYAAGDNSHMARSVALAVSAGSMAGAMLNRELIEEAF
- a CDS encoding DinB family protein; the protein is MEKEIFVEMVLAAWNKYLEQLDDFFDDLPDDDFDLEVYPGKNRVRYIIGHLTAVNDGILALLGSREPLYPELADEFLIKSYRTGNSEHSIYDLRIYWRNVNRTLTTYFSTMPLSEWFEKNANISDEDFLRDPHCNKLNIVLTKTHHLVYHLGQLTLLNSRIRNLASRN
- a CDS encoding efflux transporter outer membrane subunit, coding for MKLKFSQIYMPLFMLLTVLVASCKVSKDYQRPELALPTQYRNVAFADTATIADVEWRKFFPDTTLQRLIERGLTYNYDLQFALKRIDIAEQQVKQAKFLQIPSLDLQITGTYNRPSSNSLNGISAVNFLKSKHIENYLGAVNLSWEADIWGKIRRQQQATLGQYLQTYEATKAVQTKLVADIAKGFFNLLMLDKQLAIAKSNLELSENTLRLTRLLKDAGEVTSLSIQQSEAQRESIALLLPQLEQDIAIQENALQILTGQMPDSIARKVQLSDFNSNDSLATGVPAAVVSRRPDVRAAEMSVLVANAQLGVAQASMYPSLIITAGGGIESFKSSNWFNIPGSLFGLAAGTIARPIIARRALKTNLEVAKIQREQSVIEFRQSVLNAVGEVSNSLIQSQKLKEQEAIASNQVTILQQAINNAQLLYKSDMANYLEVITAQGNALQAELNLAFIRSQSLIARVDLYRSLGGGWK
- a CDS encoding efflux RND transporter permease subunit, coding for MFQKFIERPVLSTVISILILLLGGIALTTLPITKFPDIAPPTVQVTAVYPGANAEVVARAVATPIEEAVNGVENMTYMTSSSNNDGTMALNVYFKQGTDPDIAAVNVQNRVSKAVSQIPQEVVQAGISTQKQQNSIIMFVALSSEDSTYDETFLLNYIKINLVPQLQRIPGVGQAQPFGTRDYSMRIWLKPDRLAAYKLSPQEVTDAIREQSLEAAPGRLGESSKEVFEYVLKYKGKLTQNSEYEDIIIKANSDGSVIRLKDLARVEFGSYTYSSNGKLNGNASSGVAVFQTAGTNANEILIQAEELLADFSKSLPKGMKTTIMYNSKDFLDESIGQVRTTLIEAFILVFIVVYIFLQDFRSTLIPAIAVPVAIVGTFFFMQLFGFTINFLTLFALVLAIGIVVDDAIVVVEAVHSKMELTHMDARPATKESMNEISGAIISITLVMAAVFVPVGFMQGPAGVFYRQFAFTLAIAILISALNALTLSPALCALFLKNPHTEQSPDGHLVRKGFSARFFSAFNTGFQTMTDKYVNSLQFLVKRKWITIVGLLVITGSTLWLTQKTPTGFIPTEDQGFLLYALNTPPGSSLDRTQRAMAQVDSIVKGSPIAENRYIVEGMNIISNSNASPYGVGFIKMKPEAERGEVKNFDQIVAMMSQKVRAVNDANAFFFTFPTVDGFGNVSGFEFMLQDRGNGSLEKLSATTNKFLGALMQKKEIAYAFTTFATANPQYMLEVDNAKAKQLNVPVNELLQTLQIYYGSSFVSDFNRFGKYYRVMAQADASYRANPESLNNIYVKNTEGEMVPANQLVTLKRVFGPETVTRNNLYNAVAINGTPKPGYSTGDAIRAVRETAAEVLPNNYRTEWTGMTREEINAGSQILLIFVLSLVFVYFLLAAQYESYILPFAVIFTIPLGVFGVMLFINLSGIENNIYVQVGLIMLIGLLAKNAILIIEYAVQRRKAGMSIVESAMEASRLRLRPILMTSFAFIVGLIPLMRATGGSALGNRSIGTGAVGGMLTGVIFGIFVIPVLYVIFQYLQEKVVGKPKELREGLEH
- a CDS encoding efflux RND transporter periplasmic adaptor subunit, with amino-acid sequence MKSNQLTTTRKLVSFLLLATLTGALYNCGSTTANAPAEMPAQSLPVLTVSDHQVTAHREFTASIEGSRDIEIRPQVDGYLDKISVDEGAYVRKGQVLFHIDARPYSEQLNTANASLQSAKAALESAAINVDKLTPLVANNVVSDVQLKSAKAAYDAAKGNVAQAQAAVDAAKINIGYTSIKAPADGYIGTIPFKTGSLVGKGTMEALTVLSETKDIHVYFSMSELDFLDFKNQFPGKTVEQKIKQIPAVELILADNSVYPQKGKVEVVEGQFDKTMGAINFRATFPNVNGLLRSGNTGKVRIPRELTKSVMIPQEATFELQDKVFVYTVLDSNKVQGRPVTISDRSGRYYLISKGLKPGEKIVYNGLDRLRDGMAIAPQKMSMDSLLLANPI